A DNA window from Rhineura floridana isolate rRhiFlo1 chromosome 11, rRhiFlo1.hap2, whole genome shotgun sequence contains the following coding sequences:
- the LOC133366654 gene encoding cathepsin D-like — protein MGGRVWVMMLLLAIGVQGMIRIPLQKFPSVRNRFGRSGLPIAEMLRRGRVRAGKPPVTTPVTHQRLHNYMDAQYYGEVCIGTPSQCFNVVFDTGSSNLWVPSSRCCLFHLACWIHSHYRGFFSLTHKANNSKFAIHYGSGSLNGFLSEDVLKIGNLTIQNQTFGEATDLPGLVFVAAKFDGIMGLAYPTISVNNVTPPFDNMMREKLLKKNVFSFHLCNTDSISQNNGGEVVFGGINHNAYEGKLHYIPVSRKAYWQIKMDKISVDKQSKGKKCWPWNLFNKDNSVQLCKDSCQGIVDTGTSLITGPSDDIRDLHKAIGAEHAFGGQYLIDCNKLNELPNVTFHLAGKPYTLTPEEYTLQLSQAGVTACISGFTSLDIPKPIGPLWILGDVFLRRYYSVFDRDNDQIGLGVSRQTICGAGSDTDRTAAALDTAGTTAAPATGSSTTTVDC, from the exons ATGGGAGGACGAGTCTGGGTCATGATGCTGCTGCTGGCGATTGGGGTTCAAGGGATGATCCG GATCCCCTTGCAGAAGTTCCCATCAGTCCGAAATCGGTTTGGCCGCTCAGGCCTCCCTATCGCTGAGATGTTAAGGCGAGGAAGAGTCAGGGCTGGGAAGCCCCCAGTGACAACACCCGTCACCCACCAACGCCTGCACAACTACATGGAT GCCCAGTACTATGGAGAGGTCTGCATTGGAACCCCAAGCCAGTGCTTCAACGTGGTCTTTGATACTGGCTCTTCCAATCTGTGGGTGccgtcctccagatgctgcctcTTCCATCTGGCCTGCT GGATACATAGTCACTACCGGGGCTTTTTTTCCCTGACTCACAAGGCCAACAACTCCAAATTTGCAATACACTATGGAAGTGGGAGCCTCAATGGATTCTTGAGTGAGGATGTTCTTAAG ATTGGCAACCTGACCATTCAGAACCAGACATTTGGTGAGGCCACAGATCTTCCGGGATTGGTTTTTGTAGCTGCAAAGTTTGATGGCATCATGGGGTTGGCTTACCCCACCATCTCAGTCAACAATGTCACCCCACCCTTTGATAACATGATGAGGGAGAAGCTGCTTAAGAAGAATGTATTCTCCTTCCACCTCTGCAA CACTGACAGCATCTCACAAAACAATGGCGGTGAAGTTGTTTTTGGAGGGATCAATCACAACGCCTACGAGGGGAAGCTTCACTACATTCCAGTGTCGCGCAAGGCCTACTGGCAAATCAAGATGGACAA GATATCCGTGGACAAACAATCCAAGGGAAAAAAATGTTGGCCATGGAATCTATTTAACAAGGACAATTCAGTGCAGCTGTGCAAAGACAGTTGCCAAGGCATTGTGGACACAGGCACTTCCCTTATTACGGGGCCTAGTGACGACATCCGTGATTTGCATAAGGCCATAGGGGCTGAACATGCCTTTGGAGGGCAG TACTTGATAGATTGCAATAAGCTTAATGAGTTACCAAATGTGACCTTTCATCTTGCTGGGAAGCCCTACACTCTGACACCAGAGGAATACACTCTGCAG CTGAGCCAGGCGGGAGTGACTGCTTGCATCAGTGGATTCACGAGTCTCGACATCCCTAAGCCAATCGGCCCACTCTGGATCCTGGGGGATGTCTTCCTCCGGCGTTATTATTCAGTCTTTGACCGAGATAATGACCAAATTGGCTTGGGTGTTTCCAGACAAACCATATGTGGTGCCGGTTCTGACACAGACAGAACTGCAGCAGCTCTTGACACAGCGGGAACTACAGCAGCTCCAGCCACTGGAAGCAGCACCACCACCGTGGATTGTTAG